In the Oreochromis aureus strain Israel breed Guangdong linkage group 14, ZZ_aureus, whole genome shotgun sequence genome, one interval contains:
- the prdm10 gene encoding PR domain zinc finger protein 10, which produces METKQEPSAVWSQTLNSDSNNGTQVHFEGGTVAQIVYSGDQADRGQQQVVYTADGNSYTSVESAEHTLVYIHPADGTQTVFADQPQVAYIQQDGTTQQVTVLLPGGQNMNAANLHVLSNVADAPQAILEPVTQEQLSVSNSLTSMGDIADPPSSPLGATDSTEDSDEDEDEDSEMDDWEPHQPQSFNPHNLWCEECNIANPSVCLKHGPLHPIPNRPVMSKARASLPLVLYIDRFLGGVFSKRRIPKRTQFGPVEGPLVPQSELQDHYIHLKVCLLDAEKDGEKSNDMWLDLSDEDSCNWMMFVRPAQNHLEQNLVAYQYGSEIFYTTIKNIQPKQELKVWYAASYAEFVNQKIHDVTEEERKVLREQEKNWPCYECNRRFVSSEQLQQHLNMHDDKLSSVTRSRGRGRGRGRKRFGTGRRPGRPPKFIRLDPPVDASGEKTTEMLELTEKPVEDRAEGAQNGLKVVEIESEGEVGTETESQLIPPAGEPVPESVAPPPSTDLPIPLKEDPAQSVQSDAHLTSQDMRRAKRIRNAALQHLFIRKSFRPFKCTHCGKAFRDKDKLEQHLRVHGREAYTFSCHICSKSFMTDSALDDHLLVHTENRSYSCLLCPETFERLDLLKDHVGVHAVDGFFTCPTCKKTFSDFIQVKKHIRCFHSEKNFQCPDCDKAFCRPDKLRLHMLRHSDRKDFLCSTCGKQFKRKDKLREHMQRMHNPDREAKKADRIHRSKTLKLKVPTTDFESFMFKCRVCMMGFRRRGMLVNHLSKRHPEMRIDDVPELTLPIIKPNRDYFCQYCDKVYKSASKRKAHILKNHPGAELPPSIRKLRPAAPGEPDPMLSTHTQLTGTIATAPVCCPHCSKQYSSKTKMVQHIRKKHPEFAQLANTIPTTAVISSTPAVISTDGTTAEAVVTTDLLTQAMTELSQTLTTDYRTAQGDYQRIQYIPVSQAGGTLSQPQHIQLQVVQVAPASSPHSQHPTVDVNQLHDPHGYSQHPIQVQQIQVTEPSSSGQGATQVTGQPLSPTSQQTSQELSPAQLTPVTLAQSHTLQTSSTQQQGTVQHAYIPGNWNYRGYSSEIQMMTLPHAQYVIAEASTPVSGVSSNQVKTTHYVISEGQTELETKQTVPQSTTQTHTEPLEEQPTNQQATTQYIITTTTNGSGTSEVHITKP; this is translated from the exons ATGGAGACCAAGCAGGAACCCTCAGCAGTGTGGAGTCAGACTCTTAACAGTGACTCAAACAACGGCACACAG GTGCATTTTGAAGGTGGCACTGTGGCCCAAATAGTGTACAGCGGGGATCAGGCAGACAGAGGACAGCAGCAGGTGGTTTATACAGCAGATGGAAACTCCTATACCTCGGTAGAGTCTGCAGAGCACACACTGGTCTACATACACCCTGCAGATGGCACTCAG ACTGTATTTGCTGATCAGCCACAAGTGGCTTACATTCAGCAGGACGGTACTACTCAACAG GTCACAGTCCTACTGCCTGGTGGGCAGAACATGAATGCAGCCAATCTGCATGTTCTCAGTAATGTAGCAGATGCGCCACAAGCTATCCTGGAGCCGGTTACCCAG GAGCAGTTGTCTGTGTCCAATTCTCTCACCTCAATGGGTGACATCGCAGACCCTCCTTCTAGTCCTCTCGGGGCCACAGACTCTACAGAGGATtctgatgaagatgaggatgaagaCTCTGAGATGGACGACTGGGAGCCGCATCAGCCTCAATCATTTAACCCTCACAACCTCT GGTGCGAGGAGTGTAATATTGCAAACCCCTCAGTTTGTCTGAAGCACGGTCCTCTCCACCCCATCCCCAACCGGCCGGTGATGTCCAAAGCAAGAGCCAGTCTGCCTCTTGTCCTGTACATTGACCGCTTCCTGGGCGGAGTGTTTTCTAAGAGACGCATCCCAAAACGCACACAGTTTGGTCCTGTGGAGGGGCCACTGGTTCCACAGAGCGAGCTGCAGGACCACTACATTCACTTGAAA GTGTGTCTGCTGGATGCAGAGAAGGATGGAGAGAAGTCTAATGACATGTGGTTGGACCTTTCTGATGAGGACAGTTGCAACTGGATGATGTTTGTGAGACCTGCTCAGAATCACTTAGAGCAGAACTTGGTGGCCTATCAGTACGGCTCAGAGATATTTTACACAACTATCAAGAATATCCAACCCAAGCAGGAGCTAAAG GTCTGGTATGCAGCATCATATGCAGAGTTTGTAAATCAAAAAATTCATGATGTtacagaagaagagagaaaag TGCTTCGGGAGCAAGAGAAGAACTGGCCTTGTTATGAGTGTAACCGTCGCTTTGTGAGCTCTGAACAACTGCAGCAACATCTCAATATGCACGATGACAAATTAAGCTCTGTTACCag GTCCAGAGGCCGGGGCCGAGGAAGAGGCAGGAAGAGGTTTGGGACAGGAAGAAGACCTGGACGCCCACCTAAATTTATACGTTTGGATCCACCAGTAGATGCTAGTGGAGAGAAGACAACA GAAATGCTCGAATTGACAGAGAAACCAGTGGAAGACCGCGCAGAGGGAGCTCAGAATGGGCTCAAGGTGGTGGAGATAGAGTCAGAAGGGGAGGTcgggacagagacagagagtcAGCTTATACCTCCTGCTGGGGAACCGGTTCCAGAGTCTGTAGCACCGCCCCCCAGTACAGACCTGCCTATTCCATTAAAGGAGGATCCGGCACAGAGTGTCCAATCAGATGCTCATCTCACATCGCAAGACATGCGTCGTGCCAAGAGAATACGG AATGCAGCGCTGCAGCACCTTTTTATCAGGAAGAGTTTCCGTCCTTTTAAATGCACCCACTGTGGGAAGGCCTTCCGGGACAAAGACAAGCTGGAACAGCACCTGCGAGTCCATGGTCGGGAAGCCTACACCTTTTCCTGCCACATTTGCAGCAAGAGCTTCATGACTGATTCAGCCCTGGATGATCATCTCCTAGTGCACACAGAGAATCGCTCCTATTCTTGTCTCCTATGCCCAGAAACTTTTGAAAGACTGGACCTGCTCAAAGACCATGTAGGCGTCCATGCTGTGGATGGCTTCTTTACTTGTCCTACGTGCAAGAAGACATTTAGTGATTTCATCCAG GTAAAGAAGCACATCCGCTGCTTCCATTCAGAGAAGAACTTCCAGTGCCCAGACTGTGACAAGGCCTTCTGTCGACCTGACAAGCTGCGCTTGCACATGTTGCGCCACTCTGACCGCAAGGACTTCCTGTGCTCAACATGTGGCAAACAGTTCAAG AGAAAAGATAAGCTGCGGGAGCACATGCAGCGGATGCACAATCCTGACAGAGAGGCCAAGAAGGCTGACCGGATCCACCGCTCCAAAACCCTCAAACTAAAGGTCCCCACCACTGACTTTGAGAGCTTCATGTTCAAATGCAGAGTGTGCATGATGGGATTCAGACGCAGGGGAATGCTG GTTAATCATTTGTCCAAGCGTCATCCAGAGATGCGTATTGATGACGTGCCTGAGCTAACGCTGCCAATTATCAAGCCCAACAGGGACTACTTCTGCCAGTACTGTGACAAG GTATATAAGAGTGCCAGTAAGAGAAAAGCTCACATACTGAAAAACCATCCAGGGGCAGAATTGCCTCCCAGCATCCGTAAGTTACGCCCAGCTGCTCCTGGTGAGCCAGACCCTATgttgagcacacacacacagctgactgGGACCATCGCTACTGCACCAGTCTGCTGTCCACACTGCTCCAAACAGTACAGCAGCAAG ACTAAGATGGTTCAACATATCAGGAAAAAGCATCCAGAGTTTGCTCAGCTAGCCAACACCATCCCGACTACAGCAGTGATCAGTAGCACTCCTGCAGTCATCAGTACAGATGGTACCACGGCTGAGGCTGTAGTg ACCACAGATCTGTTGACCCAGGCTATGACAGAACTTTCTCAAACACTAACCACAGACTATAGAACAGCACAGGGGGATTACCAGAGGATCCAGTACATTCCTGTCTCTCAGGCAGGAGGTACTTTGTCCCAGCCACAGCACATTCAACTTCAGGTGGTCCAGGTAGCACCG GCTTCCTCCCCACATTCCCAGCACCCAACAGTAGATGTGAACCAGCTACACGACCCTCATGGTTACAGTCAGCACCCAATCCAGGTGCAACAGATTCAGGTTACTGAGCCCTCAAGCTCTGGACAAGGTGCCACCCAG gTTACTGGTCAGCCCCTCAGCCCCACCTCCCAGCAGACTAGTCAGGAGCTGAGCCCTGCCCAACTGACTCCTGTCACTTTAGCCCAGAGCCACACCCTCCAGACAAGCAGCACCCAGCAGCAGGGGACGGTGCAGCACGCTTACATACCGGGAAACTGGAACTACCGAGGCTACT CGTCTGAAATCCAGATGATGACACTACCTCATGCACAGTATGTGATAGCTGAGGCTAGCACTCCTGTATCTGGAGTCAGCAGCAACCAGGTGAAAACG ACACACTACGTGATCTCTGAGGGTCAGACTGAGCTTGAGACGAAGCAGACTGTTCCTCAGAGCACAACCCAGACACACACCGAACCACTGGAGGAGCAGCCGACGAATCAGCAAGCTACCACACAGTACATCATCACCACAACCACAAATGGTAGTGGCACTAGTGAAGTTCACATCACTAAGCCCTGA